A region from the Methylocella sp. genome encodes:
- a CDS encoding TauD/TfdA family dioxygenase, with translation MKLDAFPYVLDANDNREPEIKPFWQSNRAAIDRALLEHGAILLKNFSVDSILKFDDFMGNASVKLANYIDGNSPRLKLTGGVYTSTEYPADAPISLHNELSYSEIWPARLYFCCVTPAHTGGSTTIANSRSILKNLPPEIVKIYEEKGVIYVRNLRSDAGVGVGKSWQQTFETTRQGDVETYCGDRNIRYKWTSGGGLRLVQVRPAIAIHPETGEKVWFNQADQFHPSTNPPEVYEALQELYGDDPFGMPQYSCFGDGSPISANILDEVRATLEQHEVAFSWMRGDLMVIDNMLTAHGRSPYSGERKILVSMSM, from the coding sequence ATGAAACTGGATGCGTTTCCCTATGTGTTGGATGCGAACGATAACCGCGAACCTGAAATTAAGCCGTTCTGGCAGTCTAATCGTGCCGCTATCGACAGGGCCTTGCTTGAGCATGGCGCTATTTTATTGAAGAATTTCAGCGTCGATTCGATCTTGAAATTTGATGACTTCATGGGCAACGCATCGGTAAAGCTGGCGAATTATATAGACGGAAATTCCCCACGACTGAAATTGACGGGCGGCGTCTACACTTCCACGGAATATCCAGCCGATGCCCCAATCTCTCTCCACAACGAATTATCGTACAGCGAAATTTGGCCGGCTCGATTGTACTTTTGCTGCGTGACGCCTGCTCATACCGGCGGCAGTACAACCATTGCCAACAGCCGCTCGATTCTCAAAAATCTGCCGCCCGAAATTGTAAAAATATACGAGGAGAAGGGTGTCATCTATGTGCGCAATCTACGCAGCGATGCGGGCGTAGGAGTTGGCAAATCGTGGCAGCAAACGTTCGAGACGACGCGACAGGGTGATGTCGAAACTTACTGCGGGGACCGCAACATTCGCTATAAGTGGACGTCCGGTGGAGGACTGCGCCTTGTCCAAGTGCGGCCGGCCATCGCGATCCATCCTGAAACTGGCGAAAAAGTCTGGTTCAACCAGGCGGACCAATTTCACCCTTCCACCAATCCACCGGAAGTTTACGAAGCGCTGCAAGAATTATACGGCGACGATCCGTTCGGAATGCCTCAATATAGTTGTTTCGGCGACGGCTCTCCGATCTCCGCCAACATTTTGGACGAAGTAAGGGCGACGCTGGAACAGCATGAAGTCGCGTTTTCCTGGATGCGTGGCGATTTGATGGTGATCGATAACATGCTGACTGCACATGGTAGGTCCCCATATTCGGGCGAGCGAAAAATTCTCGTTTCGATGAGCATGTAG
- a CDS encoding transposase translates to MTQAYSADLRSRVIQAAAKGLSARSAAERFGVGISTAIVWVRRFRESGECCARRQGKPRGSRLDPHEAFILKLVEETKDISLAEIAERLAADHGVCVGPTTVWKFLDQRDLTYKKRRRMRPSSSARM, encoded by the coding sequence ATGACGCAGGCCTACAGCGCGGACCTTCGCAGTCGAGTGATCCAAGCCGCAGCGAAGGGCCTATCGGCTCGATCCGCCGCTGAACGATTTGGCGTGGGGATTTCGACGGCGATCGTCTGGGTCCGGCGCTTTCGGGAGAGCGGTGAATGTTGCGCCCGCCGACAAGGCAAGCCCCGCGGTTCTCGGCTCGATCCGCACGAGGCTTTCATTCTGAAGCTGGTTGAAGAGACGAAGGACATCTCCCTTGCCGAGATCGCCGAGCGTCTCGCCGCCGACCACGGCGTCTGCGTCGGTCCCACAACCGTGTGGAAGTTCCTCGATCAACGCGACCTGACATACAAAAAAAGACGGCGCATGCGGCCGAGCAGCAGCGCGCGGATGTGA
- a CDS encoding IS66 family transposase, translating to MVVPGSKLPDDVDALKAMVLAMTEKAARAEALEAEVADLKALNASADERIARLTSILKALERARFGRRSEKLGSKALDDEQSAFVFDEIETGIGAIQAELDKRPSPDKAKRAARPRKGFAAHLERLEIVIEPDTLPENEGKQKILIGEDVSERLDVTPAKFRVIVTRRPKYAFKNEDGVIQAPAPAHIIEGGVPTEALLALIAVSKYADGLPLYRQEAIYTRDKVELNRALMAQWMGRLGFELEILSEHVLTRIKQAERIFADETTLPTLAPGSGSTKTAYLWAYARDDRPFGGSGPPMVAYRFEDSRSGDCVARHLGGYRGILQVDGYTAYNRLARPDRGNDAVTLAGCWSHVRRRFYELHVNGSSELATATIERMTHLWEVEENVRGKEPEVRAAARQETAVAIVADLFRLWQDALPRISGKSKLAEAIRYAISRRATLERFLNDGRIEIDSNIVERAIRPQTITRKNSLFAGSDGGGRTWASIATLLQTAKMNDIDPQAWLTQTLERVANGWPNAEIDALMPWKYAA from the coding sequence ATGGTAGTGCCTGGCTCCAAGCTCCCCGACGACGTTGATGCGCTCAAGGCCATGGTGTTGGCCATGACTGAAAAAGCGGCTCGCGCGGAAGCTCTTGAAGCCGAAGTTGCCGATCTCAAAGCCTTGAATGCGAGCGCCGACGAACGCATCGCGCGACTGACCTCCATCCTCAAGGCATTGGAACGGGCAAGGTTCGGGCGCCGCTCCGAGAAGCTTGGCTCGAAAGCTCTTGATGACGAACAGAGTGCCTTCGTCTTCGACGAGATTGAAACGGGGATCGGAGCCATCCAGGCCGAACTCGACAAGCGGCCCAGTCCCGATAAGGCCAAACGAGCCGCACGTCCCCGCAAAGGTTTTGCCGCCCATCTCGAGCGGCTCGAAATCGTCATCGAACCGGACACTCTTCCCGAGAATGAAGGCAAACAGAAGATCCTGATCGGCGAAGATGTCTCCGAGCGGCTCGATGTCACGCCGGCCAAGTTCCGCGTCATCGTCACGCGCCGGCCTAAATACGCATTCAAGAATGAGGATGGTGTCATCCAGGCTCCAGCGCCGGCCCATATCATCGAGGGCGGCGTTCCGACGGAAGCTCTCCTGGCGCTTATTGCCGTTTCCAAATATGCCGATGGCCTGCCGCTTTACCGGCAAGAGGCCATCTACACGCGCGACAAGGTGGAACTCAATCGCGCCCTGATGGCCCAATGGATGGGCCGGCTCGGGTTTGAACTTGAGATCCTCTCTGAACACGTCCTCACCCGGATCAAACAGGCGGAAAGAATCTTCGCCGACGAAACGACCTTGCCGACCTTGGCGCCCGGTTCCGGCAGCACAAAGACAGCCTATCTCTGGGCCTATGCGAGAGACGATCGCCCCTTTGGCGGCAGCGGCCCGCCGATGGTTGCCTATCGCTTCGAAGATAGCCGGTCTGGCGATTGTGTCGCCCGTCATCTCGGTGGTTATAGGGGCATTCTGCAGGTCGACGGATATACGGCCTACAATCGCCTCGCGAGGCCAGACCGCGGCAATGACGCCGTCACGCTCGCGGGATGTTGGAGCCATGTCCGGAGACGATTTTACGAACTGCACGTCAATGGCAGCTCCGAGCTTGCCACGGCTACGATTGAACGCATGACCCATCTATGGGAGGTCGAGGAAAACGTCCGGGGCAAAGAGCCAGAAGTGCGCGCTGCGGCCCGGCAAGAAACTGCGGTGGCGATCGTCGCTGATCTGTTCAGGCTTTGGCAAGATGCGCTCCCACGTATCTCCGGCAAGTCTAAGCTCGCCGAGGCGATACGTTACGCCATCTCACGCCGGGCGACGCTCGAACGCTTCCTGAATGATGGCCGCATCGAGATCGACTCCAACATCGTAGAGCGTGCAATCCGGCCGCAAACAATCACACGAAAAAACTCACTCTTCGCCGGCAGCGATGGTGGAGGCCGTACTTGGGCATCCATAGCCACATTGCTGCAAACTGCAAAAATGAACGACATCGATCCTCAGGCCTGGCTCACCCAGACACTCGAGCGCGTCGCAAACGGCTGGCCCAATGCCGAAATCGATGCCCTCATGCCCTGGAAATACGCCGCCTGA
- a CDS encoding cyclic peptide export ABC transporter, which translates to MKMLFYLYRQSWLGFSVATCTGLLGGFSGAGLVAVVSKGVADKAHLLSYASLFFGLCIFQLLNKACSEITLVRLTQEMVCQLRIDLSRKLLATPYNVLEGMGKPRLLAILTGDVNMFTQAAQLLPAVFGNCIVTIVCLGYMAFLSWPIFLSSTLFLAFGVTAYHFSEQRPLRQMRKVRGQMDIIYRNFRSLLEGTRELKLNSARSVYFIDNVIAPSAQNFRKLFVRTMTGYTIVNNMGSSYFFIALGVALFVIPVWAPQPAATMTAITFLLFYLIQPVSSVMGALPNLRQSSIALSRIRQLNADLTQIAPEAPHQHRHDPFAVAYPDTPLLQLIQVRHQFPGLTDDKPFNLGPIDLSIQRGETLFIVGGNGSGKTTLAMLLLGLYKPEGGAIKLNGVQVDDVSRSRYRQYFSAVFADFFLFDEILGADEQRLAAQANEYLSKLRIGHKVKAEAGRYSTTSLSQGQRKRMALVSSYLEDRPIHLFDEWAADQDPVFKRIFYLELLPELKKCGKTVIVISHDDAYFSCADCVIKLEDGMVVSDL; encoded by the coding sequence ATGAAGATGTTGTTTTACCTATATCGGCAATCCTGGCTGGGATTTTCTGTTGCAACCTGTACAGGTCTGTTGGGCGGTTTTTCTGGCGCCGGCCTGGTGGCGGTTGTTAGCAAGGGGGTAGCCGATAAAGCGCATCTGCTCTCGTATGCCTCGTTGTTTTTTGGGCTTTGCATATTTCAATTATTAAACAAGGCGTGCTCCGAAATTACTCTGGTGCGGTTGACACAGGAAATGGTTTGCCAGTTGCGAATCGATCTAAGCCGCAAGCTGTTGGCGACGCCTTATAATGTACTAGAGGGGATGGGGAAGCCGCGACTCTTAGCTATTTTGACCGGCGATGTGAATATGTTCACTCAGGCAGCTCAGTTGCTGCCAGCGGTGTTCGGCAATTGCATTGTGACGATAGTCTGCCTGGGTTACATGGCGTTCCTGTCATGGCCGATCTTTTTGTCGTCGACGCTGTTTTTGGCGTTCGGCGTGACGGCCTACCATTTTTCCGAACAACGCCCCTTAAGACAGATGCGAAAGGTTCGTGGTCAAATGGACATCATTTATCGAAATTTCCGCTCGTTGCTGGAAGGTACAAGAGAGCTCAAACTTAATAGTGCTAGGAGCGTCTATTTTATAGATAACGTCATCGCCCCTTCGGCACAGAATTTTCGCAAACTTTTCGTGCGAACTATGACCGGGTATACCATTGTTAACAACATGGGTAGCTCGTATTTTTTTATTGCCCTAGGCGTTGCTCTGTTCGTCATACCTGTATGGGCGCCGCAGCCCGCTGCGACGATGACAGCCATCACCTTTTTGTTGTTCTATCTGATCCAGCCAGTGAGCAGCGTAATGGGGGCCTTACCCAATTTGCGCCAGTCTTCCATCGCTTTGTCCAGGATTCGGCAACTGAATGCTGATTTGACGCAAATTGCACCTGAAGCGCCCCATCAACACCGGCACGACCCTTTTGCGGTCGCCTATCCTGACACCCCACTTCTTCAACTGATACAAGTCCGACACCAGTTTCCGGGCCTCACAGACGATAAACCGTTCAACTTAGGCCCTATCGACTTATCTATTCAGCGCGGCGAGACCCTATTTATCGTCGGCGGAAACGGCAGCGGAAAAACCACTCTTGCTATGTTGCTGCTTGGTTTATACAAACCGGAGGGCGGAGCGATCAAGCTCAACGGAGTGCAGGTCGATGATGTAAGCAGAAGCCGCTACCGTCAGTATTTCTCTGCAGTCTTCGCCGATTTCTTTCTTTTCGACGAGATCCTGGGTGCTGACGAGCAGCGGCTTGCAGCACAGGCTAACGAGTACCTGAGCAAGCTTCGCATTGGACACAAGGTCAAGGCCGAGGCGGGACGCTATTCGACCACTAGTTTGTCGCAGGGACAGCGCAAGCGTATGGCACTCGTTTCTTCATATCTCGAAGACCGACCGATCCATCTTTTCGACGAATGGGCCGCAGACCAAGACCCCGTTTTCAAACGCATTTTTTATCTGGAACTGCTTCCCGAATTGAAAAAGTGCGGCAAGACAGTCATCGTCATCTCACATGACGATGCTTATTTCAGTTGCGCGGATTGCGTGATCAAGCTCGAGGATGGAATGGTGGTGTCCGACCTCTAG
- a CDS encoding transposase, with amino-acid sequence MIEVLPDRLEGAPSQLRRRWSDEIKEQAVAASLVPGANVSAIARGIGISPAQLFDWRRMALRKGSASLPAPPADASLEVTQPTPCVIEIVVGGVVIRADATADETHLRRVIRAVRSA; translated from the coding sequence ATGATCGAGGTGCTTCCTGATCGTCTTGAGGGAGCACCGTCGCAGCTGCGGCGGCGATGGTCGGACGAGATCAAAGAACAGGCCGTAGCTGCATCTCTGGTGCCTGGAGCGAATGTCTCGGCGATCGCCCGAGGCATCGGCATCAGTCCCGCGCAGCTTTTTGATTGGCGGCGCATGGCCTTACGTAAGGGATCGGCCAGCCTGCCAGCGCCACCGGCGGATGCATCTCTTGAAGTCACGCAGCCCACGCCTTGCGTTATCGAAATTGTTGTCGGCGGCGTTGTCATCCGCGCGGATGCGACGGCCGACGAAACACATTTGCGGCGCGTGATCCGCGCGGTTCGTTCGGCATGA
- a CDS encoding threo-3-hydroxy-L-aspartate ammonia-lyase, with protein MTPLAFQPTKSEMANETLSVKFSDIAAAARTLADVAHRTPVFTSRDADKDTGAQLFFKCENFQHGGAFKFRGAYNAISRLSEKRKRCGVVAYSSGNHAQGVALASRLLGVRATVVMPNNTPDTKLAAARAFGAEVVLYAPECDDREAIAARLAEKIGAVLIPPSDHPHVIAGQGTVIKELIEAVGRLDYVIAPVGGGGLLAGSAIAAMHLSPGCSVIGVEPEAANDAQQSLSAGTIVHIATPKTIADGARNRHIGSLVLPLLQAYVNKIITVSDDQLMVQMRFFAERMKMVVEPTGCLAAAAALNHVVDLSGARVGVIVSGGNVDAEMLGCSLIDSKPRQIWSVR; from the coding sequence ATGACGCCTCTCGCTTTCCAGCCCACCAAAAGCGAAATGGCCAACGAAACTCTCTCTGTCAAATTTTCAGACATAGCGGCGGCCGCGCGGACGCTCGCCGACGTCGCACATCGGACGCCGGTATTCACATCTCGCGACGCAGACAAGGATACTGGGGCGCAACTTTTCTTTAAATGTGAAAACTTCCAGCATGGAGGAGCATTTAAATTCCGCGGCGCGTACAACGCGATCAGCCGCTTGAGTGAGAAGCGCAAGCGCTGCGGAGTAGTCGCTTATTCGTCAGGCAATCACGCGCAAGGGGTGGCATTGGCATCTCGACTGCTTGGAGTGCGGGCAACCGTGGTGATGCCCAACAACACACCGGACACCAAGTTGGCGGCCGCGCGGGCTTTCGGTGCCGAGGTGGTCCTATACGCCCCTGAATGCGACGATCGCGAAGCCATTGCAGCTCGGCTAGCGGAGAAGATTGGCGCCGTACTGATTCCTCCTTCGGACCATCCGCACGTCATAGCAGGACAAGGGACAGTCATCAAAGAGTTGATAGAGGCAGTGGGGCGTCTCGATTATGTAATAGCGCCCGTTGGTGGTGGTGGGCTGCTCGCGGGCAGCGCGATTGCCGCCATGCATTTGTCTCCGGGCTGCTCTGTAATCGGCGTAGAACCTGAAGCGGCCAATGACGCGCAACAGTCGCTTTCCGCCGGGACGATCGTTCACATCGCAACGCCTAAAACGATCGCGGATGGCGCACGGAATCGGCATATAGGGTCTCTCGTACTGCCGCTGTTGCAGGCATATGTGAACAAAATAATCACCGTGTCGGACGACCAGTTGATGGTGCAGATGCGATTCTTTGCTGAGCGCATGAAGATGGTAGTCGAGCCGACCGGCTGCCTTGCGGCTGCAGCGGCGCTGAATCATGTTGTCGACTTATCCGGCGCCCGGGTTGGTGTGATAGTAAGCGGCGGCAATGTAGACGCCGAAATGCTCGGCTGCTCGTTGATCGACTCAAAACCTAGACAAATTTGGAGCGTGAGATGA
- the tnpB gene encoding IS66 family insertion sequence element accessory protein TnpB (TnpB, as the term is used for proteins encoded by IS66 family insertion elements, is considered an accessory protein, since TnpC, encoded by a neighboring gene, is a DDE family transposase.), with product MIPSGVKVFLASHPIDFRKGVDGLLSLVRDSGSDPFDGALYVFRAKRADRIKIVFWDGSGVCLYAKRLEKAQFCWPKIGHSRIQLNQAQLMALVDGMDWKRVHAVAVKRPEFAG from the coding sequence ATGATCCCATCGGGCGTCAAAGTGTTTCTGGCAAGTCACCCGATCGATTTTCGCAAGGGCGTAGACGGTTTGCTGTCCCTGGTCCGTGACAGCGGCAGCGATCCATTCGATGGCGCGCTTTACGTCTTCCGTGCAAAAAGGGCCGACAGAATCAAAATTGTATTTTGGGATGGATCCGGCGTTTGTCTTTATGCGAAACGTCTTGAGAAAGCGCAGTTTTGCTGGCCGAAGATCGGGCATAGCCGGATTCAACTCAACCAGGCTCAGTTAATGGCGCTGGTCGATGGGATGGACTGGAAACGCGTTCACGCGGTGGCAGTGAAACGGCCGGAGTTTGCTGGATAA